A genomic region of Methyloceanibacter stevinii contains the following coding sequences:
- a CDS encoding T6SS phospholipase effector Tle1-like catalytic domain-containing protein, with the protein MAKNIVLCCDGTSNEYGERSTNVLKLYSVLEKSDGQATYYDPGVGTLSAPTVWSRLGKRLSKAAGLAFGAGILRDIEEAYTYLMDYFEDGDRVFIFGFSRGAYTARGIAALIAKCGLLNTGNDNLVPYASKMFRYEMRPEIYRGFRKAFSRRCSIHFLGLWDTVKSVGWVYDPVSLPFTTNNAIVKTVRHAIAIDERRAFFRQHLWGKGRSFQDIKQVWFAGTHSDVGGGHSESESGPSNIALDWMIREAMPNLLVDQARLQRLVGLGRPSIGSPRLHDSLTGWWWPVEYLPRTYRDPEDKWKLRLKIYGGASRSIPENSLIHQSVFDRIKAGTYMPENLPQKHRTEPW; encoded by the coding sequence GTGGCGAAAAACATTGTTCTTTGTTGCGACGGCACGAGCAACGAATACGGAGAGCGCAGCACCAACGTGCTCAAGCTCTACTCGGTCCTGGAAAAGAGCGATGGGCAAGCCACGTACTATGATCCAGGCGTGGGAACCCTCAGCGCTCCGACGGTCTGGTCGCGATTGGGCAAGCGCCTGAGCAAAGCAGCGGGCCTCGCCTTTGGCGCTGGAATTCTCCGCGATATCGAAGAAGCATACACTTACCTCATGGACTACTTTGAGGATGGCGACAGGGTCTTCATTTTTGGATTTAGTCGCGGGGCATACACTGCCAGGGGTATTGCGGCCCTAATCGCAAAGTGCGGATTGCTGAACACGGGTAACGACAACCTCGTACCCTATGCATCCAAGATGTTTCGTTACGAGATGCGGCCGGAGATTTATCGCGGATTTCGCAAAGCCTTCTCTAGGCGCTGTTCAATTCACTTCCTGGGCCTTTGGGACACAGTGAAGTCAGTGGGCTGGGTTTACGACCCGGTAAGCCTCCCCTTCACGACCAATAACGCAATCGTCAAGACGGTACGCCACGCAATTGCGATCGATGAGCGCAGAGCATTTTTTCGTCAGCATCTATGGGGCAAAGGCCGAAGCTTCCAGGACATCAAGCAGGTCTGGTTTGCCGGCACCCATTCAGACGTCGGCGGGGGACATTCTGAGAGTGAGTCCGGTCCATCAAATATCGCATTGGACTGGATGATCAGGGAGGCAATGCCCAATCTACTGGTCGATCAAGCTCGTTTGCAGCGACTAGTGGGGCTCGGCCGACCGTCCATAGGCAGCCCCCGACTACATGACTCGTTGACCGGTTGGTGGTGGCCTGTCGAGTATCTGCCGCGGACCTACCGGGATCCGGAAGACAAATGGAAACTCCGCCTCAAAATTTACGGTGGCGCGTCGCGCTCGATCCCCGAGAACTCGCTCATTCATCAATCGGTCTTCGATCGCATCAAAGCCGGAACCTACATGCCGGAAAACCTGCCGCAAAAACACAGGACCGAACCATGGTAA
- a CDS encoding helix-turn-helix transcriptional regulator: protein MAALTGLCKTNSDATDAASDALGRADAPPSVPSTQNLPRQADVIDRLVQLLKVELPYGPVAIAYAAAQLHTSVRTLQRRLAATGLRFTDLVDEIRRSAAVELVLADALTGAQIAHMLGYSDQSHFTRAFKRWTGTSPRQYVARRPSLRQRETSSRDCGYPC, encoded by the coding sequence ATGGCTGCGTTGACAGGACTTTGCAAGACGAATTCGGACGCAACCGACGCGGCGTCCGATGCGTTAGGTCGGGCCGACGCACCGCCTAGCGTGCCTTCGACACAGAATCTTCCACGGCAAGCCGACGTAATCGATCGACTTGTGCAATTGCTAAAGGTGGAACTTCCGTATGGGCCCGTTGCCATCGCGTACGCGGCAGCGCAGCTCCACACAAGCGTCAGGACACTACAACGACGTCTCGCTGCTACTGGTCTTAGATTCACCGACCTCGTAGACGAAATTCGTCGATCTGCTGCCGTCGAATTGGTCCTGGCTGATGCGCTTACGGGAGCACAAATCGCGCATATGCTTGGCTATTCTGACCAATCTCATTTCACGCGCGCCTTCAAGCGTTGGACCGGCACGTCGCCCCGACAATACGTTGCTCGGCGCCCAAGTTTGCGGCAGAGGGAAACGAGTAGCCGGGATTGCGGTTATCCTTGCTGA